ACTTCCTGACCGACGACGTCTCCCTTGACCTGGGCTACAACGAGACTCACAACGCTCGTGGCGAAGTCTTCAACAAAGACATCAAAGGCTCGAAAACCAAGCTGGACGCCACCTACCACTTCGGTACCGTCGGCGATGCACTGCGTCCGTACGTTTCCGCTGGTTTCGCTCACGAGAGCCTGGGCCAGGCCACTCGCAGCGGCCGTGACCACTCCACCTTCGCCAACGTTGGCGCTGGCGCCAAGTGGTACATCACCGACATGTTCTTCGCCCGTGCCGGCGTTGAAGCCATGTACAACATCGACAACGGCAACACCGAGTGGGGTCCGACCGTTGGTCTGGGTCTGAACTTCGGTGGCAGCGGTGGCCAGAAAGCCGCTCCTGCGCCGGCTCCAGTTGCCGAAGTCTGCTCCGACAGCGACAACGACGGCGTCTGCGACAACGTCGACAAGTGCCCTGACACCCCAGCCAACGTTACCGTTGACGCTGATGGCTGCCCGGCTGTTGCCGAAGTCGTTCGCGTTGAGCTGGACGTCAAGTTCGACTTCGACAAGTCGGTCGTCAAGCCAAACAGCTACGGCGACATCAAGAACCTGGCTGACTTCATGAAGCAGTACCCACAGACCACCACCACCGTGGAAGGTCACACTGACTCCGTCGGCCCAGACGCTTACAACCAGAAGCTGTCCGAGCGTCGTGCCAACGCTGTCAAGCAGGTCCTGACCCAGCAGTACGGCGTAGAATCGAGCCGTGTTAGCTCGGTTGGCTACGGTGAGACCCGTCCGGTCGCCGACAACGCCACCGAAGCTGGCCGCGCCGTTAACCGTCGCGTAGAAGCTCAGGTAGAAGCCCAGGCCAAGTAATTGGTTTGACGCTTCACGAAAAACCCGGCCTCGGCCGGGTTTTTCTTTGCCTGCTGTTCAAGAGCGCCAGATCGCCCGGCTCCTTGAGCTTCGTGCGGGAAACAGGGTTATCTGTAGGAGCGGCTTCAGCCGCGAATCAGGCGACGCGGTCTCTGCTACCCGCTTCGCGGGTGATCGCGGCTAAAGCCGCTCCTACAGGTGCTGCGCCAAATCAATGGGCTATGAGCGCCGGCTTGCGGTTCATCCCTTGAGCAGGGCGAGCAGTAGTACCAGGTTGAATAGCAGGGACAGTAGCGCCACTGTTCGCCACACCTTCAGCGGCTCACGCTCCAGCAGCGGGCGTGGTCGATCGGGCAGTTCCTGTCGATCCCCGCGCTCAAGCAGCAACAACCACTGTTCAGCCGTCTCGAAGCGGTACGCTGGATTGGCGGCCACCGCCTGCTCCAGATTGCGCTGCAACCACTCAGGCAAGTCGGGGCGATAACGAGCGGCACTGACTGGAGCGCCGAAACGCGGCCGCTGGAAGGCTTCGATCTCACCGTAGGGGTAGTGCCCTGTCAGCAAGTGGTACAGCGTCACACCCGCCGCATAGAGGTCCTGGCGCGGGCTGGGTGGCTGGCCATCGAAGGCTTCCGGGGCGATGTACGACGGCGTACCGGGCAGGGTGTGGGGCAAGTCCTCGGACAACCCCGGGCAGTAGGCCAGGCCGAAGTCCAGCACACGCAACTGACCATCGCTGCCCAGATGCAGATTTTCCGGCTTGATATCGCGATGCAACAGAT
This genomic stretch from Pseudomonas entomophila harbors:
- a CDS encoding OmpA family protein, which encodes MKLKNTLGLAIGTLVAATSLGALAQGQGAVEIEGNVTKQFYDSERNFKNDGTNPGVRLGYFLTDDVSLDLGYNETHNARGEVFNKDIKGSKTKLDATYHFGTVGDALRPYVSAGFAHESLGQATRSGRDHSTFANVGAGAKWYITDMFFARAGVEAMYNIDNGNTEWGPTVGLGLNFGGSGGQKAAPAPAPVAEVCSDSDNDGVCDNVDKCPDTPANVTVDADGCPAVAEVVRVELDVKFDFDKSVVKPNSYGDIKNLADFMKQYPQTTTTVEGHTDSVGPDAYNQKLSERRANAVKQVLTQQYGVESSRVSSVGYGETRPVADNATEAGRAVNRRVEAQVEAQAK